The following are from one region of the Chionomys nivalis chromosome 16, mChiNiv1.1, whole genome shotgun sequence genome:
- the LOC130887793 gene encoding 40S ribosomal protein S4-like, protein MEEALNQMERKHNGQYRVRRRRVSFHSQRSHAGGPKKHLKHVAAPKHWMLDKLTSVFVPRPSTGPHKLRECLPLIIFLRNRFKYALTGDEVKKICMQRFIKIDGKVSTDITYPTGFMDVISIDKTGENFRLIYDTKGRFAVHCITSEEAKYKLCKVRKIFVGKKGIPHLVTHDAHTIHYPDPPIKVNDIIQIDLNMGKITDFIMFDTGNLCMVTGGANLGRIGVFTNREKYPGSFDVVHMKDANGNSFATLLSNIFVIGKGNKSWISLPRGKGICLTIAKGKDKRLVAKQSSG, encoded by the coding sequence AAGAAGGCGAGTCTCTTTCCACTCCCAGCGCAGCCATGCTGGTGGTCCCAAGAAACATCTGAAGCATGTAGCAGCTCCAAAGCATTGGATGCTGGACAAACTAACCAGCGTGTTTGTGCCTCGTCCATCCACTGGCCCTCACAAGCTGAGGGAATGTCTGCCTCTGATCATTTTCCTGAGGAACAGGTTTAAGTATGCCCTGACTGGCGATGAAGTGAAAAAGATCTGCATGCAGCGCTTCATTAAGATTGATGGCAAAGTCAGTACTGATATAACCTACCCTACTGGGTTTATGGATGTCATCAGCATTGACAAGACTGGAGAGAACTTCCGTCTGATCTATGATACCAAGGGTCGTTTTGCCGTTCATTGTATTACATCTGAGGAGGCCAAGTACAAGTTGTGCAAAGTGAGAAAGATCTTTGTGGGCaaaaaaggaatcccacatctgGTGACCCATGATGCTCACACTATTCACTACCCTGATCCCCCCATAAAGGTGAATGACATCATTCAGATTGATTTGAATATGGGCAAAATAACCGACTTCATCATGTTTGACACTGGTAACCTGTGTATGGTGACTGGGGGTGCTAACTTGGGAAGAATTGGTGTGTTCACCAACAGAGAGAAATATCCTGGCTCTTTTGATGTGGTCCATATGAAAGATGCCAATGGCAACAGCTTTGCCACTCTGCTTTCCAACATTTTTGTTATTGGCAAGGGCAACAAATCATGGATTTCTCTTCCCCGAGGAAAAGGAATCTGCCTCACAATTGCTAAAGGGAAAGACAAGAGGCTAGTGGCCAAACAGAGCAGTGGATGA